The following are encoded in a window of Candidatus Eremiobacteraceae bacterium genomic DNA:
- a CDS encoding response regulator transcription factor, giving the protein MRIAVIVQQGVFRASLCAALEHFPDIDVFGVPTIPEHSFPVEPDLAIIDLDFQPDNHRELLRRLLTIAPNTKTCIIAFRAVPATVRQCLSLGASGFLLKECTLEELYRAARTVVAGEIAVDPRLAGSLLKGVDAERTVGKNPALSEREIEVIRLIALGLTNRQIANQLKLSEKTIKNHVSHIFRKLKITARTQAAIHAISNNMLRATDRPEVPTPTNPL; this is encoded by the coding sequence ATGAGAATCGCGGTCATCGTCCAGCAGGGTGTGTTCCGCGCATCTCTGTGCGCGGCGTTAGAGCATTTTCCTGATATCGACGTGTTCGGCGTACCGACCATTCCCGAGCACTCATTTCCGGTCGAACCCGATCTCGCTATCATCGATCTCGACTTCCAGCCCGACAATCATCGAGAGCTGCTTCGCCGGCTGCTGACGATCGCGCCGAACACGAAGACGTGCATCATCGCCTTTCGCGCGGTACCTGCGACCGTGCGTCAGTGCCTGAGCCTCGGCGCGAGCGGCTTCCTGTTGAAGGAATGCACGCTCGAGGAGCTCTACCGCGCGGCGCGCACCGTCGTCGCCGGCGAGATCGCCGTCGATCCGCGGCTCGCGGGCTCGCTGCTCAAGGGCGTCGACGCCGAACGCACGGTCGGCAAGAATCCCGCACTGTCGGAGCGCGAGATCGAGGTCATCCGCCTCATCGCGCTCGGGCTCACGAATCGCCAGATCGCGAATCAGCTGAAGCTCAGCGAAAAGACGATCAAGAACCACGTCTCGCACATCTTCCGCAAGCTCAAGATCACCGCGCGCACGCAAGCCGCGATCCATGCGATCTCGAAC